The Sorex araneus isolate mSorAra2 chromosome X, mSorAra2.pri, whole genome shotgun sequence DNA segment CTTAATGACTCTAGTTGCTCCTATGACCAGGGTGCGACCTTGCTGATGCTAATGATGGGAGATGCTCCATGCTGGAGGTCAGGATGATCCATTGTGGGATTAACAGAATGTTCTCAAAGATAAGTCTTTTTGCAACGTCTGAAAATACCTGCCCCCTATTTTACTGTTTGGGGTAAGAGGGTACATATATCTGGCATTAATTACTTGGTTATTTATAGTAACTTAATGCTACTTTTGTAAAATCAAAGATCCTAGGGAACATAATATTCTGATAATTCTGCTGAGGGTCTCCACCTGAAATTCATCAAATAAGTAATCATCTTCAGATTAATCTGAAATGTCCAGTCATTTCCTATAACCTCATAACATATAATAGATAAGCCATAGAGCAATACATGGTGAAGATGCACAACCAATGAGATTCCGACCTTCAGAGAGAGTTTAATCTTGTAAATAAGACAAATGTCACACATCTATCTTGTTCCCCTTTGAAGTAGCATGTCTAGAGTGTGTAGCAGGCGTACAGAATTGCCAACAGATAAAAGCAGGTTGGATTTCCTAAACCCCACTACATCATCCTTATTCAGTGGGGAACAAATTATGGGGGAAATGGGTAAAATTTACAGATATCTAGACTTAATTACAGAAAGTTCTCAATAATTTTTACCTTAAAGCACgtcatttcacaaatgagtgacTTTTATGACTTTTTAGGAGCTATTATTTGGTCCAGAAATAAGTAAGGACCAAAGCCTCATTTGCAGAGCCTTGATCTGATTTCTGTTTTCTTGCTTGCAGGCTTGTTCTGCTTCCCCACATACGGTCTGTCCTAGAGAATGGCCAGTGGAGAGAAGTATGAGTATGTGCTCAGCTTTTTGGGGAGGGAGAGCCAAATAAATATCTGTTAAGACAAGCACTTCCATTTCATCCTGTAATGTTCTTTTCTTACTGTGTCTCCGGATAATCTACTCAGTGGTGGTATTAAGATCTCTTCTTCCTAATGTGGCACTGTCTATATCATCCTCCTGGTCTCTCAGCTGTAGATTGTATTTTGATACTCCCTCATTTGGCACATACATATTCATGCTGGTTAAGTCTTCTTGATTTATAGGTCCTTTGTTTATGTGATGGCCAGCTTTCTTTTTCATACCACTTTTAGTTTAATAGCCTACTTTGTCTAATATAAGTACAGCATCCCAGTCTtttactttgagcctgtgtttattGTGGAAGTTCAAGAGTGTCTCTTGTAAGCAGAAGGCGGTAgaattcaattttctgatcccTTTAGCCACTCCGTGCCCTTTCACTGCCACTGacattaaaattattcaaatataacACTTGAACGCCAGCTTTTTGTATAGGTTCTGGGTCTATGTATAGTCTTGGTTCATTTTGAGGGAGGGTAGTTTGGGGGttatatccagtgatgcttagtgcttactcttGATCTGtatccaggaatcactcccagcagtgcttggagaatcatatgtggtgctgggaatcaaactagggttggctgcatgccacgTAAGTGCATGACTCCTGGAACACTCTCTCAGgccctctttgtttcttttaaaagtggTTATTCATTATACAACTCTTTTGAGTTGTTGGTAAACATACAGCCAGCAATAAAGTCTGACTAATAGCAACCTAAGATGGATAAACTCTTGAAGTTGGAACTAGGAACCATTTTTAATATGCTAGTTTCTTATGCCAGTATATAGATCAAGGTTAGCAAATCAGTAAATACTCTAAGCTTTGCAAGTCCCCAGATCATAACTACTCAACTGTGCCACTGTAGCATGAAATACAAACAAgttgaaaataaatgatttataaataaataagcctaCCTGTATCTGCATAAATTTTTGTGACAAATTCCATCTAGCTGGAATTTGGCATTAAGGCTGGAAAAGTTTACATGAACATAATCCAGCAAAATTCCAATAGCTTATCAATTACCATTTATTATTTAGTAATTATCTTTTCTATTAACAGATAAAAATGTTACCTCAACATTTCCTCCCAGGGACCAACGTGGTGGTAAAAAAGGCCCCTTCCCACATGCTACCTGCTTACCCGGTACTCTGCATTCTGTGACTTCAAAATGAAACATCCCTTCTCTTGACAGATACACACTACCTGTGGAGAGTGGTGAGAGGACTTTCCTGAAGTGGCCTGGAGAGGGAACGTGCTAGCCAACGTCACGTGGATACTCAGGGTTTTCTTTCAAAGATGCTGCTGAAATAGTCCTTGCTGCTGCTTTCCATCCCTCTTCATAACATGGGCTGCATGAAATCAAAGCAGACTTTCCCATTTCCTAACACGTTTGATAACGGGAAGCAGAATGCAAGTAAAGAAAGCTGTATACCAGATGACAGATTTCTACCCAGGAAGCCTTCTTCATCTAGTTTCAAGGAGGACGTGAAGGAACCCCCAGTGGCCAGTGTGGCAATCACCAATTTCGCAGACCATCTGTCCCAGAAAATCCTCAGCGATGCCATGCAACAGTGGGCAAGCAACAACATCAAGTACCAAGACATTCCATACATTGAGAGTGACGGGCAGTGATGCTCTAGGAGAATGGCACTTTCTTGACCTGTACAGAGAGTCGGTGCTAGTTTCCACAGGGGGAACTAAAGCAAAAACTGGTGTGAATAAATACAAGTAACTTCATCTGTTCTACTAATTCTGTATTAGGagcaatttttaaatgcttagttTTGAATTTTGGTCTTTCAAAGGGTTAACTGTAGGTCCTGTGGCACCACAGGAATCGGCTACATGTCCTATCATGTTCTCCCTGAGGAATTAGAATTATtaccaaagaaatttaaagagcCACACATTTCCAAGTGGTTATTTTAAAGACATCtatggtggggggtggagagggaggctgcagggtgtgtgtgtgtgtgtgtgtgtgtgtgtgtgtgtgtgtgtgtgtgtgtgtgtgtgtgaccaaagCCTGGACCATACACATATGAAGTATGTGCACTACCACTAAAGCTACAGACCCTATTTCTGAAAAAGTATCTGTAAAATAGCTATGTtcattgatcactgtatcactgtcatcccattgctcatcgatttgctcaagcgggcaccagtaatgtctccattttgagacttgttactgtttttggcatatcaaatatgccacaggtagcttgccaggctctgccatgtgggtgagatactctcggtagcttgcgggctctccgagagggacggaggaatcgaacccaggtcagccgagtgcaaggcgaatgccctactgctgtgctatcactccagcccatgttcaTTTATACCCCAAAATTAAGAcatgaaatgaaattttcttgAAATGCAAGGGAATGGCACTCAAGTCATGGTACTAATAAGCGGCAATCCTGTTTGTGTCCAAAAACCATGTGCCAAGGATCCCTACTTCACAAATGACCCAGCATTAGAAAGCGGCCCAGGTCTATGTGAGTCTATCCAAAAGATACCTTTGCCCCTGTCAGATAAAAAAGCATAACAATTACTTTGAACCTCCGACTAACCACAGCTGCTCCTCTATGACTTTGTATCTCAGATAAGAGTTTTGCAGAAATCGTGACAGTGATGA contains these protein-coding regions:
- the CXH2orf88 gene encoding small membrane A-kinase anchor protein, whose product is MGCMKSKQTFPFPNTFDNGKQNASKESCIPDDRFLPRKPSSSSFKEDVKEPPVASVAITNFADHLSQKILSDAMQQWASNNIKYQDIPYIESDGQ